The following proteins are co-located in the Camelina sativa cultivar DH55 chromosome 12, Cs, whole genome shotgun sequence genome:
- the LOC104732732 gene encoding uncharacterized protein LOC104732732 — translation MDQDHELWRTLRCAGKAQDNTSVDTLMLKYRPIAPKPTTTGQPFVGDTSIMRRTKRKYVRVSKNSKATCRSKTDDGVRSSSTDPENGREDIVTLQLLPERSTPLSLDHHTNLDPAVEAMIGDETCETDTCLKFNGGDEVLQRVPVETWVTVESVNSGSVSHAVGLTDEEIKDALDKDTCPGFISDGSNRVVMVNEAYRKIVTGDGEFGGEVIVWLVVDQTATFYDYRTFTCKVRLEYTWRETKYTKTVPCDVWKMEFGGFAWRLDTSAALTLWL, via the coding sequence atggatcAAGATCATGAGTTATGGCGGACGCTAAGATGCGCAGGTAAAGCGCAAGATAACACCTCTGTTGATACTCTCATGCTTAAGTATCGTCCGATCGCTCCAAAGCCGACGACTACTGGTCAACCATTCGTCGGAGATACGAGTATCATGAGAAGGACGAAGAGGAAGTACGTTAGGGTTTCCAAGAATAGTAAAGCCACGTGTCGATCAAAGACGGACGACGGCGTCAGATCTAGCTCGACAGATCCGGAGAATGGTCGGGAAGATATCGTCACGCTACAGCTCTTGCCGGAGAGATCTACGCCGTTGAGTTTGGATCATCATACTAATCTGGATCCAGCGGTGGAAGCAATGATCGGAGATGAAACCTGTGAAACGGACACGTGTCTCAAGTTTAACGGCGGCGATGAAGTGCTGCAACGGGTTCCGGTAGAGACGTGGGTGACGGTGGAGTCCGTTAACAGTGGCTCAGTATCCCATGCGGTAGGGTTAACAGACGAAGAGATCAAGGATGCTTTAGACAAAGACACGTGTCCTGGTTTCATATCTGATGGTTCGAACCGTGTTGTAATGGTTAACGAGGCTTACCGGAAGATAGTAACCGGAGACGGCGAGTTCGGTGGAGAGGTGATTGTGTGGTTGGTGGTTGACCAAACGGCGACGTTTTATGACTACCGAACTTTTACGTGTAAGGTAAGACTGGAATACACGTGGCGAGAGACCAAGTACACTAAAACGGTGCCGTGTGATGTGTGGAAGATGGAGTTTGGTGGATTTGCATGGAGATTGGATACTAGTGCAGCTTTAACTCTTTGGCTCTGA
- the LOC104732733 gene encoding uncharacterized protein LOC104732733 has product MNDNGTQRQASFCDGATDQDKTVISKIMQRFRPIAPKPVVGESSDDSKSSSFLGRNRRPKRKYVRVRDRKSSGGNNNNSRILGKKNGRDGGNKKTDLHKERDGDDRSDIVTLQLLPEKDRDLGNNGDQASEYCSDLISDMDPKKNLYGSIIGLSSSSDRKMVESWLTVECVSDTCTDLGGYHILEQLGRMDQGEERVMKMLEVDTYPWLVSDGSNRVCWVNQAYRGMMGARDVDVIRVLLVVAMDLMEEIACMVELYGAVTCRVRVKYEPSTWRKMTVPCDVWRIRSGGFAWRLDVESALRLGI; this is encoded by the coding sequence ATGAATGATAACGGAACGCAGCGGCAAGCTTCTTTTTGCGATGGTGCTACGGATCAGGACAAGACCGTTATAAGCAAGATAATGCAACGGTTCCGTCCGATCGCACCAAAACCAGTTGTTGGTGAATCTTCCGACGATTCAAAGAGTAGCAGTTTCCTTGGAAGAAACAGAAGACCGAAACGGAAGTATGTTAGGGTTCGggatagaaaaagtagtggtggtaataataataactctaGGATACTTGGTAAAAAGAATGGTCGCGATGGTGGGAACAAAAAGACCGATctacataaagagagagatggtgaTGATAGAAGCGATATCGTCACGCTTCAGTTGCTGCCGGAGAAGGATAGAGATCTAGGAAACAATGGAGATCAAGCTAGTGAGTATTGTTCGGATCTGATCAGTGATATGGATCCAAAGAAGAACTTGTATGGTTCTATCATAGGGCTGTCGTCATCTTCAGATCGGAAGATGGTGGAGTCGTGGTTGACGGTGGAGTGTGTGAGTGACACGTGTACTGACTTGGGAGGGTATCACATCCTTGAGCAGTTAGGCCGTATGGATCAGGGAGAGGAGAGAGTGATGAAGATGTTGGAGGTTGACACGTATCCGTGGTTAGTCTCGGATGGGTCAAACCGGGTCTGTTGGGTAAACCAGGCGTACCGGGGGATGATGGGAGCTCGGGACGTGGATGTGATCAGGGTGTTGCTGGTGGTGGCCATGGACCTTATGGAGGAGATAGCATGCATGGTGGAGTTATACGGTGCGGTGACGTGCAGGGTTAGGGTTAAGTATGAGCCGTCCACGTGGAGGAAGATGACGGTACCGTGTGATGTATGGAGGATAAGATCAGGTGGGTTTGCTTGGAGATTGGATGTTGAATCAGCTCTAAGGCTTGGCATTTGA